The following are encoded in a window of Limibacter armeniacum genomic DNA:
- a CDS encoding glycoside hydrolase family 43 protein: protein MRNIITILFLLIVGSVSAQDTFTNPLLPSGADPWSIYMDGHYYYTHTVGDRITIWKTDNLANLKTAESSTVWTPPQGTNYSKEIWAPEIHHIDGSWYIYFAADDGKNDNHRMYVLECKDKDPLKGKWKLKGKVADKSDKWAIDGSVFKHNGQLYMVWSGWEGDTNGQQDIFIARMKNPWTIDGNRVRISTPTYAWEKHGDLNDPVNPPHVNVNEGPQILMHDNKLILIFSASGCWTDFYALGMLTADADRDLLDASAWKKHAEPVFSQSSENGVFAPGHNSFFKSPDGKEDWILYHANAESGQGCGHFRSPRAQRFTWKKDGTPNFGTPVKTGEVLPIPSL from the coding sequence ATGAGAAATATAATTACAATCCTGTTCCTCTTGATTGTGGGAAGTGTTTCAGCTCAAGACACTTTTACCAATCCTTTATTGCCTTCCGGCGCCGATCCTTGGAGCATTTACATGGATGGACATTATTACTATACCCATACTGTTGGGGACAGGATCACTATCTGGAAAACGGATAACCTCGCCAACCTGAAAACGGCTGAAAGCAGTACTGTTTGGACGCCACCTCAAGGAACCAATTATTCCAAGGAAATCTGGGCACCTGAAATCCATCATATTGATGGAAGCTGGTATATCTACTTTGCTGCAGATGACGGCAAGAATGATAACCACAGAATGTATGTACTGGAATGCAAGGACAAGGATCCACTGAAAGGGAAATGGAAACTGAAGGGAAAGGTAGCAGATAAGTCTGACAAATGGGCAATTGACGGTTCCGTATTCAAGCACAATGGTCAGCTATATATGGTTTGGTCAGGTTGGGAAGGAGATACCAATGGACAGCAGGACATCTTTATTGCTAGAATGAAAAACCCGTGGACGATAGATGGCAACCGTGTGAGGATTTCTACACCAACCTACGCTTGGGAAAAGCATGGAGACCTGAATGATCCTGTAAATCCTCCACATGTCAACGTGAATGAAGGTCCGCAGATTCTCATGCACGACAACAAGCTGATCCTGATCTTCTCTGCCAGCGGATGCTGGACGGATTTCTATGCACTGGGCATGCTGACAGCAGATGCAGACAGAGATTTGTTGGATGCTTCAGCTTGGAAAAAACATGCTGAGCCAGTATTCAGCCAATCATCTGAAAACGGTGTTTTTGCACCCGGACATAATTCCTTCTTCAAATCTCCTGATGGAAAGGAAGACTGGATACTCTACCATGCCAATGCGGAATCGGGGCAGGGCTGTGGACATTTCCGTTCGCCAAGGGCACAGCGCTTTACTTGGAAAAAAGACGGTACACCCAACTTCGGAACGCCTGTCAAGACAGGTGAAGTACTGCCGATTCCTTCTTTGTAA
- a CDS encoding glycoside hydrolase family 43 protein, with amino-acid sequence MKNLTQYLLLMVVLLSAGVSYAQDTFTNPLLPTGPDPWITHINGHYYYMNTLGNRLKIWRTDEINNLANADTATVWTPPVEGPNSTLIWAPEIHLLDGKWYIYYTASDKADEGDHNRWVFVLENTNPDPLKGEWVDKGKVNTQYSGLDGSLFEHKGKRYFVYSAYIGPQSVLCIAEMKNPWTIKKKQVPLAYPEYEWEKMGGRQILEGPQYLEGPKDKMFLIYSASACWADEYSLGMLSAAKDSDPMNPASWKRSEKPVFKQSAENNVYATGHNSFFKSPDGTEDWILYHANTGANRGCGWERSPRAQKFTWDENGYPVFGVPVKPNVALPVPSKSI; translated from the coding sequence ATGAAAAACTTGACTCAATACCTATTGCTGATGGTAGTCTTACTTTCAGCAGGAGTCTCCTATGCGCAGGATACATTCACCAACCCCTTGTTGCCAACGGGGCCTGACCCTTGGATTACCCATATCAACGGGCACTATTATTATATGAATACCTTAGGCAACAGGTTGAAAATATGGCGGACTGACGAGATAAATAACTTAGCCAATGCGGATACTGCAACTGTTTGGACTCCACCTGTTGAAGGACCAAACTCTACCCTGATCTGGGCACCTGAAATCCACCTGTTAGATGGAAAATGGTACATCTATTATACGGCTTCAGACAAGGCTGACGAAGGTGACCATAACCGATGGGTTTTTGTATTGGAAAACACAAACCCTGACCCGTTGAAAGGCGAGTGGGTGGACAAAGGAAAAGTAAATACGCAGTACAGCGGTTTGGATGGTTCCTTGTTTGAACACAAAGGCAAGCGTTATTTTGTCTACTCAGCTTATATAGGTCCACAAAGTGTATTGTGCATTGCAGAAATGAAAAACCCTTGGACCATCAAGAAGAAACAGGTGCCATTGGCTTATCCTGAGTACGAATGGGAAAAGATGGGGGGCAGACAGATTCTGGAAGGACCACAGTATTTGGAAGGTCCAAAGGATAAGATGTTCCTGATTTACTCTGCAAGCGCTTGCTGGGCAGATGAATATTCTTTGGGAATGCTGTCAGCAGCAAAAGATAGTGACCCGATGAACCCAGCTTCATGGAAGCGATCAGAAAAGCCTGTTTTCAAGCAGTCTGCTGAAAATAATGTCTATGCTACAGGGCATAACTCTTTCTTTAAGTCGCCAGACGGAACGGAAGACTGGATTCTATACCATGCCAATACAGGTGCAAACAGGGGCTGCGGATGGGAGCGCTCACCAAGGGCACAGAAGTTTACTTGGGATGAAAACGGTTACCCTGTATTCGGTGTGCCTGTTAAGCCAAATGTAGCACTTCCTGTTCCTTCTAAAAGTATATAA
- a CDS encoding RagB/SusD family nutrient uptake outer membrane protein has translation MKNLAYITLVLFSTLFYGCSDELLDVKNPNTLTEDQFWLSAEDAELGLNAIYAMQYKPGLWGRWIYFRYDLTSDEGYSKSPWIELGDWTRFQYVNYNFWEGNVITWRDHYKGIYRCNQVISNVPAIEMDEAQKAEIIAQAKFFRAFYYYNIAVLWEDAPIVLEPSEPDDLPEQKTVEQVWAQVEADLMDAVKSLPVQWDDANVGRPTRGAANAMLGKMYMQQRKWPEAKGALDYFFTGEGSGAYSLMPNFKDNFTHEFENNSESVFEIQFSDDNFGGGDGDEPNANMGNNRAQFFAPAGIGWSDGQARHWLVDAFKQEMNQDGELDERLRHSVFYSDIEADFGDKIYGRDWQWGAEDAWFRKYQRDYYRDNEDYHSQVNLRMIRYADILLLYAEVLNELGQTAQAYQYVDEVRARANMAPLATAYPAIGNDADLFLERLKTERVLELCGESHRWEDLKRWGDLDSQAAVDNIALRDPDFKNFEVGKNHRLPIPQVEVENNPNLSQHAEY, from the coding sequence ATGAAGAATTTAGCATATATCACATTGGTACTTTTCAGCACCCTGTTCTATGGGTGTAGTGATGAGCTACTGGATGTCAAAAACCCGAATACGCTCACAGAAGACCAGTTTTGGCTGTCAGCTGAAGATGCTGAACTGGGACTGAATGCCATCTATGCCATGCAGTACAAGCCAGGCTTGTGGGGCAGATGGATTTATTTCAGATACGACCTGACCTCTGACGAAGGATACAGCAAAAGCCCTTGGATTGAGTTGGGCGACTGGACGAGATTCCAGTATGTAAACTACAATTTTTGGGAAGGTAACGTCATTACATGGAGAGATCACTACAAAGGGATTTACCGTTGCAATCAGGTAATTTCAAATGTGCCTGCCATCGAGATGGATGAAGCGCAAAAAGCGGAGATCATTGCTCAGGCAAAATTCTTCCGAGCTTTCTACTACTACAATATTGCTGTATTGTGGGAAGATGCACCAATCGTATTAGAACCTTCGGAGCCGGATGATCTGCCGGAACAGAAGACAGTAGAGCAGGTATGGGCACAGGTAGAAGCAGACCTGATGGATGCCGTGAAATCATTGCCAGTACAATGGGATGATGCCAATGTAGGAAGACCTACGCGTGGAGCAGCCAATGCCATGCTAGGCAAGATGTATATGCAACAACGCAAGTGGCCTGAAGCCAAAGGTGCATTGGATTACTTCTTCACAGGTGAAGGAAGTGGAGCGTACAGCCTGATGCCAAACTTCAAGGACAACTTTACACATGAGTTTGAGAACAACTCGGAATCCGTATTTGAGATTCAGTTCTCGGATGACAACTTTGGTGGAGGAGACGGTGATGAGCCAAATGCCAACATGGGTAACAACAGGGCGCAGTTTTTTGCACCGGCAGGTATTGGGTGGTCTGATGGTCAGGCAAGACACTGGTTGGTGGATGCCTTTAAGCAAGAGATGAATCAGGATGGAGAACTGGATGAGCGCTTGAGACATTCTGTCTTCTACAGTGATATTGAAGCAGACTTTGGTGACAAGATCTATGGAAGAGACTGGCAGTGGGGAGCCGAGGATGCTTGGTTCAGAAAGTACCAGAGAGACTATTACAGGGACAATGAGGATTATCACTCGCAGGTTAACCTGAGAATGATCCGTTATGCAGACATCTTGTTGCTATATGCTGAAGTGTTGAATGAGTTGGGACAAACGGCGCAGGCATACCAGTATGTCGATGAGGTAAGAGCAAGGGCTAATATGGCACCACTGGCAACTGCATATCCTGCTATCGGCAATGATGCTGACCTTTTCCTGGAGCGTCTGAAAACGGAACGTGTACTGGAGCTTTGCGGGGAAAGCCACAGATGGGAAGACCTGAAGCGTTGGGGTGATTTGGATTCGCAAGCAGCGGTAGATAACATTGCACTTCGTGATCCTGATTTCAAGAACTTTGAGGTAGGTAAAAATCATCGTTTGCCAATCCCTCAGGTGGAAGTGGAGAATAACCCGAACCTTTCGCAGCATGCGGAATATTGA
- a CDS encoding SusC/RagA family TonB-linked outer membrane protein, which translates to MKKNSQLFYHTCKNILYGILIQVVVVGFVLAHDGESSGGDDADSLSLKKVSIQMRVTDATLTEVFQEVEQKSEFKFFYDKKIVNSDTKYTFNKDITLYELMLQLSEQSNLNFKRVNKNINVKKSETFKSVPVQEINISGKVTSDENPEGIPGVNVVIKGTTKGTVTDYEGNFKIAVPSQETILVFSSIGYLPKEVTVGTQTTLNVAMELDVTALEEIVVVGYGQQKKADLTGAVSVVKTEDLQKRQATTVAEAMQGLATGVTVRGGGLPGSEAQIQIRGISNFSGNNPLYVIDGMITTANRDFNPNDIESIQVLKDASAAAIYGSRAANGVIIITTKKGKEGPMKINFSGKTGFQTIPRYDLAGRDEYIRINDMAYDNAGVPRQDHDLNNDTDWQDETFRTGNIHDYNLTFSGGSENGNYLISGNYFKNKGTVISTGFDRYSIRVNTQAKRGIFSIGENVAITNSTSDEMSGNPIMDVVRLMPTIPVYDENNPGGFGYGNEARARTFATNPLAIAEFDDRLNQNFRVRGNVWSELQFLPSLKYRANFGYETSNDHYLYLRKEGNWTLNQPYTPSLAIENRARSAVMLVENTVSFNKTFGNHNLEALVGQTYQEDQYSRIEGRKRNLPKNPTTGEYYTVLDQGDQAVVTGFEQKAVLLSYLGRINYNYAGKYFFNAVVRRDGTSRLSPDNRWSNFPSVAVGWRVSEEPFFNVEAISNLKLRANYGTLGSSNIGFWDYQQNINTFPTIVIGKDQHVEAGATNVRLSNNNLKWERLQQQNFGLDLGLFEDKLTATAEYYISKTDGVLTEAPIAMTTGNDGGNPVVNAASISNSGFEFSLSLRGAEKKLKYNASLNLTTIKNKVLDLGYGRNDIYVGNTVTTVGNPIGMWYMLETDGIFQSEAEVSAHKSKDETIIQPDAKPGDIRYVDHNGDGRITNDDKVVLGNPWADVELGLNLNMSYSNFEFTMNWFSSLGATVYNGPMSVMGRFDDNSNYPTGIQPWTPESPNTDVPRAYYGTTLNSRADTDRWLEDGSFARLKFISLTYHMPASFANKIGVENASVSLSAQNLITLTKYKGLDPEFLGPSIYERGLDLGAFPNLKTVSVGLNFGF; encoded by the coding sequence ATGAAAAAAAACTCACAACTTTTTTACCACACCTGTAAAAATATCCTTTATGGTATTTTGATACAGGTTGTTGTGGTAGGCTTTGTGCTGGCTCATGATGGAGAATCTTCGGGCGGGGATGATGCTGACTCACTGAGTCTGAAAAAGGTATCTATTCAGATGAGGGTGACGGACGCTACTTTAACAGAAGTTTTTCAGGAAGTGGAGCAGAAGTCAGAATTCAAATTTTTCTACGACAAGAAGATTGTGAATTCAGATACCAAATACACTTTTAACAAGGACATTACCCTTTATGAACTGATGCTTCAACTGTCAGAGCAATCTAACTTGAACTTCAAGAGGGTCAATAAGAATATCAACGTCAAGAAAAGCGAAACCTTTAAATCTGTACCTGTTCAGGAGATCAATATCTCAGGGAAGGTTACTTCTGACGAAAACCCAGAAGGGATTCCCGGAGTCAATGTAGTGATAAAGGGAACAACCAAAGGAACGGTGACGGATTATGAAGGCAACTTTAAAATAGCAGTTCCTTCACAGGAAACTATATTGGTTTTTAGTTCAATTGGTTACTTGCCGAAAGAGGTGACTGTTGGGACACAAACTACACTCAATGTGGCTATGGAGTTGGATGTGACGGCTTTGGAAGAGATTGTAGTAGTGGGTTATGGTCAACAGAAAAAAGCAGACCTGACAGGTGCGGTTTCTGTGGTCAAGACAGAGGATCTTCAGAAAAGACAAGCAACAACAGTGGCAGAGGCCATGCAAGGTTTGGCAACAGGTGTTACTGTCAGAGGTGGCGGACTTCCTGGTTCTGAAGCACAAATACAGATCAGGGGTATCAGTAACTTCTCAGGTAACAACCCGCTGTATGTAATCGATGGGATGATTACAACCGCAAACAGGGATTTTAACCCAAATGATATTGAATCTATTCAGGTACTTAAGGATGCTTCTGCTGCTGCGATCTACGGTTCAAGAGCTGCCAATGGGGTAATCATCATTACTACGAAAAAAGGTAAGGAAGGTCCGATGAAGATCAACTTCAGTGGCAAAACAGGCTTCCAGACCATCCCGAGGTATGATTTGGCAGGAAGGGATGAGTATATTCGTATCAATGACATGGCTTATGACAATGCGGGCGTACCTCGTCAGGACCATGACTTGAACAATGATACAGACTGGCAGGATGAGACTTTCAGAACAGGAAATATCCATGATTACAACCTGACTTTTTCAGGAGGTAGTGAGAATGGTAATTACCTGATTTCAGGTAACTATTTTAAGAATAAAGGTACGGTGATCAGTACCGGTTTTGATCGTTATAGCATCAGGGTAAATACGCAGGCAAAGAGAGGTATCTTCAGCATAGGAGAGAATGTAGCGATTACAAACTCGACGAGTGATGAGATGTCAGGCAACCCAATAATGGATGTAGTTCGCTTGATGCCTACCATCCCGGTTTATGATGAGAACAACCCTGGTGGGTTCGGTTATGGCAATGAGGCAAGAGCCAGAACGTTTGCAACTAACCCATTGGCAATTGCTGAATTTGATGATAGGTTGAACCAAAATTTCAGGGTAAGAGGTAACGTTTGGTCTGAATTGCAATTCTTGCCATCATTGAAGTACCGTGCAAACTTCGGTTATGAAACAAGTAATGACCATTACCTGTACTTGCGCAAGGAAGGTAACTGGACGCTTAACCAGCCATATACACCTTCACTAGCGATTGAGAACAGGGCAAGATCAGCGGTGATGCTAGTGGAAAACACTGTCAGCTTCAATAAGACTTTTGGTAATCACAATCTTGAAGCCTTGGTAGGTCAGACTTATCAGGAAGACCAGTATTCGAGGATAGAGGGTAGAAAGCGAAACCTGCCTAAGAATCCAACTACTGGAGAGTATTATACAGTATTGGACCAAGGTGATCAGGCTGTGGTAACCGGTTTTGAGCAAAAAGCCGTACTCCTTTCTTATTTGGGTAGAATCAACTACAACTATGCTGGCAAATACTTCTTCAATGCAGTGGTAAGACGTGATGGTACTTCAAGACTAAGCCCTGATAACAGGTGGTCCAATTTCCCATCTGTAGCAGTTGGATGGAGAGTAAGCGAAGAGCCTTTCTTTAATGTAGAGGCGATCAGCAACCTGAAGCTTCGTGCCAACTACGGTACTTTGGGTAGCAGCAACATCGGTTTCTGGGACTACCAGCAGAATATCAATACTTTCCCAACTATCGTCATTGGTAAAGATCAGCATGTAGAGGCAGGAGCGACCAACGTTCGTCTTTCAAACAATAACTTGAAGTGGGAGCGATTGCAGCAACAGAACTTCGGTTTGGACTTGGGACTTTTTGAAGATAAGCTGACAGCGACAGCAGAGTACTATATCTCTAAGACGGATGGTGTACTGACTGAAGCGCCAATTGCGATGACAACCGGAAATGATGGAGGTAACCCAGTGGTAAACGCAGCCTCAATTTCCAATTCAGGTTTTGAATTCTCCCTGTCCCTGAGAGGTGCTGAGAAGAAACTGAAATACAATGCTTCATTGAACCTGACCACCATCAAGAACAAGGTGTTGGATTTGGGATATGGTAGAAACGATATCTATGTAGGAAATACGGTAACAACAGTAGGCAACCCAATCGGCATGTGGTATATGCTAGAGACGGATGGTATTTTCCAGAGTGAGGCAGAAGTAAGCGCACACAAAAGCAAGGACGAAACAATCATTCAGCCAGATGCCAAGCCGGGAGATATTCGTTATGTGGATCACAATGGAGACGGTCGTATCACGAATGATGACAAGGTGGTATTGGGTAACCCTTGGGCAGATGTTGAGCTGGGGCTAAATCTGAATATGTCTTACTCAAACTTTGAGTTCACCATGAACTGGTTCAGCTCACTGGGTGCAACAGTCTATAACGGTCCGATGAGTGTAATGGGCAGATTTGATGACAACTCCAACTACCCGACAGGCATCCAGCCTTGGACACCAGAAAGCCCTAATACAGACGTGCCACGTGCTTACTACGGAACCACACTGAACTCAAGAGCCGATACGGACAGATGGTTGGAAGATGGTAGCTTTGCCCGTTTGAAATTCATCAGCTTGACTTACCATATGCCAGCATCATTTGCCAACAAGATTGGTGTAGAGAATGCTTCTGTATCGTTGTCTGCACAGAACCTGATCACCCTGACTAAATACAAAGGACTTGATCCTGAGTTTTTGGGACCATCCATCTATGAAAGAGGTTTGGACTTGGGCGCATTCCCTAACCTGAAAACTGTATCAGTAGGCTTGAACTTTGGATTTTAA
- a CDS encoding FecR family protein: MKDQDKDIVLTLLSDERFKDWVMVPSSETDAYWQEWMYAEPNRKEAVAQAKSIVKGIRFEEAYLETTEIESMLSNIMDERHQESGRFKVERTRNWNSVYRGIAAAVVILIAATLVFTDAFNNVESIFLNGNEVTLHEVSNPKGMRSKVTLPDGSIVSLNANSVLKYPEQFSDKQRIVELSGEAFFDVVKNPDKPFIVRTNKLETVVLGTSFNVRYFDDEEAINVALVSGKVNVVERTEGKSKQQILLPGEKLVYDKAGKSFSKGTFDYDEEVGWKDGVLAFKDADFQSVINQLELWYGVEIKVLGVPSSEWKVNGKFDKESVEEVLVGLQFTYGINYQIDGNNITVSCN, from the coding sequence GTGAAAGATCAAGACAAAGATATAGTACTGACGTTACTGTCCGATGAAAGATTTAAGGACTGGGTAATGGTGCCATCAAGCGAGACAGACGCTTATTGGCAAGAGTGGATGTATGCGGAACCTAACCGAAAAGAGGCAGTAGCTCAAGCGAAGTCTATTGTGAAAGGTATTCGGTTTGAGGAAGCGTATCTGGAGACAACTGAAATTGAATCCATGCTTTCAAATATTATGGATGAAAGGCATCAGGAGTCAGGACGATTTAAGGTAGAGCGGACGAGAAACTGGAATTCGGTTTATAGAGGAATTGCAGCGGCAGTTGTCATCTTAATTGCAGCGACATTGGTATTTACTGATGCGTTTAACAACGTGGAGTCAATCTTCTTGAATGGAAATGAGGTCACTTTACATGAAGTGTCAAACCCTAAAGGAATGCGTTCCAAAGTGACATTGCCTGATGGCAGTATTGTGAGCCTGAATGCGAATAGTGTGCTTAAATACCCTGAGCAATTCTCGGATAAGCAACGTATTGTGGAGTTGAGTGGTGAAGCATTCTTTGATGTTGTCAAGAATCCCGATAAGCCATTCATTGTCAGGACGAACAAACTTGAAACGGTTGTGTTGGGTACAAGCTTTAATGTCAGGTACTTCGACGATGAGGAAGCCATAAATGTAGCATTGGTAAGCGGAAAAGTGAATGTGGTAGAGAGAACAGAGGGTAAGTCGAAACAGCAAATACTACTTCCGGGGGAGAAACTGGTGTATGATAAGGCAGGGAAGTCATTTAGCAAAGGGACTTTTGACTATGATGAAGAAGTAGGCTGGAAAGATGGCGTGTTGGCATTTAAGGATGCTGACTTCCAAAGTGTGATCAATCAGTTGGAGCTGTGGTATGGGGTGGAGATCAAAGTACTAGGAGTACCGTCTTCTGAGTGGAAAGTCAATGGAAAGTTTGATAAGGAAAGTGTTGAGGAAGTGTTGGTTGGCTTACAGTTTACCTATGGTATCAACTATCAGATTGATGGAAATAATATTACCGTTAGCTGTAATTGA
- a CDS encoding RNA polymerase sigma factor, producing the protein MVESPQNSGHNEAFLEIDGKRETKYDSVSDSKIWKAFREGDDTAFVHIYNTYVNQLFNYGIRFTQDRDLVKDCLQDFFIYLRNSRSRLGDTNAIKLYLYKAFRRRLVDYLTSIQKAQAKNETAFAFELQSETSHEVKLIDSQLKESQLSRLNEVLKSLSEREREVIYYFYYEGLSYQEIAEIFGFTHTSSARRLLYNTLSNLKDLIGPLFMIWLLLNFFKVNV; encoded by the coding sequence ATGGTAGAGTCACCTCAAAACAGCGGACATAATGAAGCTTTCCTCGAAATTGATGGGAAGCGAGAGACGAAATATGATTCAGTTAGTGACAGCAAAATTTGGAAAGCATTTAGGGAAGGGGATGATACTGCATTTGTACACATCTATAATACGTATGTCAATCAACTTTTCAACTATGGTATAAGGTTTACACAGGACAGGGATCTGGTTAAGGATTGCCTACAGGACTTTTTTATTTATTTGAGAAATAGCCGAAGTCGTTTAGGCGATACAAATGCCATTAAACTCTACCTGTACAAAGCATTTCGTAGAAGGTTGGTCGATTACCTGACTTCAATCCAGAAAGCACAAGCTAAAAATGAAACGGCATTTGCCTTTGAACTGCAATCGGAAACTTCACATGAAGTGAAACTGATTGACAGCCAATTGAAAGAGAGTCAGTTGTCAAGACTGAACGAGGTGCTGAAATCCCTATCAGAAAGAGAACGTGAAGTGATCTATTATTTTTATTACGAGGGACTTAGTTATCAGGAGATAGCAGAAATCTTTGGTTTTACACATACCTCCTCTGCAAGAAGACTTCTTTACAATACACTTAGTAACCTTAAAGACTTAATAGGGCCATTATTTATGATTTGGCTGTTGTTAAATTTTTTTAAAGTAAATGTGTAG
- a CDS encoding VOC family protein: MNFNSIRAFIGAKDFNESRAFYRQMGFEELEIDSKMSYFKISKQIGFYLQDYYIKEWVDNSMLFLEVDDLDLYLQEILDKELSKKYRLVKVSEIRDNDWGREFFMYDPSGVLWHIGEFKNASE, from the coding sequence ATGAATTTTAATTCCATCAGGGCTTTTATAGGAGCAAAAGACTTTAACGAATCAAGGGCTTTTTATCGTCAAATGGGGTTTGAAGAGCTTGAGATTGACTCAAAAATGAGCTATTTCAAGATCAGTAAACAAATCGGTTTTTATTTACAGGACTATTATATCAAGGAGTGGGTTGATAATTCGATGCTATTTTTGGAGGTCGACGATTTGGATCTTTACCTACAGGAGATCTTGGACAAAGAGCTTTCAAAAAAGTATAGGCTAGTCAAGGTGTCCGAAATAAGAGACAATGATTGGGGTAGAGAGTTTTTTATGTATGACCCATCAGGAGTGTTATGGCATATTGGCGAATTCAAAAATGCATCCGAATAA
- a CDS encoding DinB family protein yields the protein MKKAALLILNLEEIRRRSKLLWSGLPEEFYFWKPDPEAMTAIEIIRHVLGADYGWDVIITNNGDMTDFQSPWEGRPYISLADELEFAAPYRQAFLERINGFSDAALETTEIIHPGNGQKRKLEDYLLRIGYHESVHAGQFISYLRAIGVARPFIWD from the coding sequence ATGAAAAAAGCAGCATTACTGATCCTGAACTTGGAAGAAATCAGAAGAAGGAGTAAGCTATTGTGGAGTGGCTTGCCTGAAGAATTTTATTTCTGGAAACCTGACCCAGAGGCAATGACCGCAATTGAAATCATAAGACATGTATTGGGTGCCGATTATGGTTGGGATGTTATTATTACTAATAATGGAGATATGACTGACTTTCAATCGCCATGGGAAGGTCGTCCTTATATAAGCTTGGCTGATGAGCTTGAATTTGCAGCACCATACCGACAAGCATTTCTTGAGCGGATAAATGGGTTTTCTGATGCAGCATTGGAAACTACAGAAATCATCCACCCAGGCAATGGGCAGAAAAGAAAGCTGGAAGACTACCTGTTGAGAATTGGTTATCACGAATCTGTCCATGCTGGGCAATTCATTTCTTACCTGAGGGCAATAGGAGTAGCGCGTCCTTTTATTTGGGATTGA
- a CDS encoding metallophosphoesterase family protein yields the protein MKVAALYDIHANPFALDAVLKDVVSYGVDLILVGGDVVSGPMGKETLSLLQSFPLPKKYILGNAESEVLRCLKGEKINGLSERADEEARWVTGQLTAKQQNEIGKWPKTCELELEGIGKVLFCHGTPRSDVEVFTKLTSEEKLRSLFEFLTVPLVICGHTHMQFERKVGGVQVVNAGSVGMPFGKTGADWLLLDKGVHFMHTDYDLEYAADLIMKSDYPYAESFALNNVLKVPSEENALKMLSAMELQQQVDG from the coding sequence ATGAAAGTTGCAGCCCTATATGATATCCATGCCAATCCTTTTGCTCTTGATGCAGTCTTGAAAGATGTTGTCTCATATGGTGTAGATCTGATTTTAGTTGGAGGAGATGTAGTGTCAGGACCTATGGGAAAAGAAACTTTGTCATTGTTACAATCCTTTCCATTGCCCAAAAAGTATATTTTAGGCAATGCTGAGTCAGAGGTTTTAAGATGCCTGAAAGGAGAAAAAATAAATGGGTTATCCGAAAGGGCAGACGAAGAAGCAAGGTGGGTAACAGGACAACTGACCGCAAAACAGCAAAATGAAATAGGTAAGTGGCCTAAAACATGTGAATTAGAATTGGAGGGAATAGGGAAAGTGCTCTTTTGTCATGGGACACCAAGAAGTGACGTAGAAGTATTTACAAAGTTGACTTCTGAAGAAAAGTTACGATCACTCTTTGAGTTTTTAACTGTGCCTTTGGTGATTTGTGGGCATACCCATATGCAGTTTGAAAGAAAAGTAGGGGGTGTGCAAGTGGTGAATGCAGGTAGTGTAGGTATGCCATTTGGAAAAACAGGAGCTGATTGGTTATTACTGGATAAAGGGGTTCATTTTATGCATACAGATTATGATTTGGAATATGCAGCTGACCTGATTATGAAATCTGACTACCCTTATGCTGAAAGCTTTGCCTTAAATAATGTACTGAAAGTACCGTCTGAAGAAAATGCACTTAAAATGTTATCTGCAATGGAATTACAACAACAGGTTGATGGGTGA